One segment of Sphingobacteriales bacterium DNA contains the following:
- the hppD gene encoding 4-hydroxyphenylpyruvate dioxygenase: MNTLIHTIPQSASTADFLPIKGTDHIEFYVGNAKQAALYYQYAFGYTLVGYAGPETGLRDRASYVLQQNKIRLVFTTALTPHHEIAQHCHLHGDGVKVLALWVDDAYQSFEETVQRGAVPAIEPYTVSDEWGEVRISAIKTYGDTIHKFVERTNYSGVFLPGYQPRTSSAEIAGTPVGLQYVDHCVGNVELGGMDRWVNFYENVMGFKLLLTFDDKDISTEYSALMSKVVSNGNGYIKFPINEPATGKKKSQIEEYLDFYQGAGVQHIAVITYDIIHTVTELRRRGVEFLHVPDVYYEDLLERVGKIDEDIEPLRRLNILVDRDEEGYLLQIFTKPVEDRPTLFYEIIQRKGAKSFGKGNFKALFESIEREQALRGNL; encoded by the coding sequence ATGAATACGCTTATCCACACTATTCCGCAGTCTGCATCAACAGCAGATTTTTTGCCCATTAAAGGCACCGATCATATTGAATTTTATGTAGGCAATGCCAAACAAGCCGCCTTATACTATCAGTACGCTTTCGGATATACGTTGGTAGGCTATGCCGGTCCCGAAACAGGACTACGCGACCGCGCTTCGTATGTGTTGCAGCAAAATAAAATTCGTTTAGTATTCACCACCGCACTTACGCCTCATCACGAAATTGCGCAGCATTGTCATTTGCATGGCGACGGCGTAAAAGTACTCGCTTTATGGGTAGATGATGCTTATCAGTCTTTTGAAGAAACGGTGCAGCGCGGGGCTGTGCCCGCCATTGAACCTTATACCGTGAGCGATGAATGGGGCGAAGTGCGCATTTCGGCAATAAAAACCTACGGCGACACGATTCATAAATTTGTAGAACGTACTAATTATAGCGGCGTGTTTTTGCCGGGCTATCAGCCGCGTACTTCCTCTGCCGAAATTGCAGGTACGCCCGTTGGTTTGCAATATGTAGATCATTGCGTGGGCAATGTGGAATTGGGCGGTATGGATCGCTGGGTGAATTTTTATGAAAATGTGATGGGCTTCAAATTGCTCCTTACCTTCGACGATAAAGATATATCTACCGAATACTCGGCACTGATGAGCAAAGTGGTGAGCAACGGCAACGGCTACATCAAATTTCCTATCAACGAACCTGCAACCGGTAAAAAGAAATCACAAATTGAAGAATACTTAGATTTTTATCAGGGTGCCGGCGTACAACATATTGCCGTCATCACATACGACATCATACACACCGTAACCGAATTGCGCCGTCGCGGTGTGGAGTTTTTGCACGTTCCTGACGTTTATTATGAGGATTTATTGGAGCGCGTGGGCAAAATAGACGAAGATATTGAGCCTTTGCGCCGACTGAATATTTTGGTGGACAGAGATGAAGAAGGATATTTGTTGCAAATATTCACCAAACCCGTAGAAGACCGCCCGACTTTGTTTTATGAAATTATCCAACGCAAAGGAGCAAAATCTTTTGGAAAAGGTAATTTCAAAGCCTTATTTGAGTCTATTGAGCGCGAACAAGCCCTGCGCGGTAATTTATAA